In Mytilus edulis chromosome 6, xbMytEdul2.2, whole genome shotgun sequence, the following proteins share a genomic window:
- the LOC139527868 gene encoding uncharacterized protein, whose product MMSNEIFNGQAENTLSQLLKSVLDASGFSFAEIEFKQHSEIFFTRFNKMLCVCDDTIYVGSRTEGISGGWYYSGEESDIDAILPFFEEYDVHDAQFYLDEGIEKPNINENPWIYFTAYYTLLCSRKTFFAFYDEKFPGYMNIYCLPNTYFSSSKEPARAGHVYIENKSFQNLVRKTDAQDLNITTETTNQFQTHGPAVTERCFSSSFLFSKYELLVSDNIPCLYFDYWPPCAYDWTIRYKPNGWPKDEIINQIVSQKCMLAPVGHHDSSNKDVQFRLSVTGENLLFKHLNQVQVYCYILLKIILKDKLRPILTSDNKDILSSYCMKNVVFWCVERESVDWTVSNLVCCLQLCIGKLIFYLQKHCLPHYIIKGRNLLNSKLKPDISKLLQTVLLHLNSNVMDILQLKSFEIVRLKSRGFQPELLIRLIERSVIYNFWSAKIVRLFHDFTTFEFFWLHYDRQPSLKSIDKYEDILCEIESYECVTTFKKDYSMMIKSIIGLLSYSLYRRNSAYKETFETKGMLLIEGTKTSRPCILLRLATFYLMEQQFNCVLKICVDVIRKEIKITPPKQIWNQIYKSNGKLCILLLQLELGQQRLLKEAILAASYSLPLASIYRQFLSSDANYILYEFENGMLVNPYFKVTYMTAELWAVPDVLQLELLSVPNRLKKFNADKFPCPKYDQVPCLRIHPLLNCYLLMYLSYDALGKKTQRNDVLNKINSLRADEIAVENNQVLFYNILVYCNSKTGYECDKKRAAKYVVRSLKKFPSRCNAAFGYLKDIVQQSMTLIRTWKANA is encoded by the exons ATGATGTCAAACG agatttTCAACGGTCAAGCCGAAAATACACTATCCCAGTTGTTGAAAAGTGTCTTAGATGCTTCTGGATTTTCCTTTGCAGAAATAGAATTCAAACagcattctgaaatttttttCACACGTTTCAACAAAATGCTCTGTGTTTGTGACGATACCATTTACGTTGGAAGTAGAACAGAAGGAATATCAGGCGGATGGTATTATTCAGGGGAAGAAAGCGATATCGACGCCATTTTGCCGTTCTTTGAAGAATACGATGTTCACGATGCCCAGTTCTATCTTGACGAAGGAATAGAAAAACCAAATATAAACGAGAACCCATGGATATATTTTACTGCCTATTATACATTATTATGTTCAAGAAAGACGTTTTTTGCTTTTTACGATGAAAAATTTCCGGgttacatgaatatatattgccTTCCAAATACTTATTTCTCCTCTAGCAAAGAACCTGCAAGAGCAGGTCATGTGTATATTGAAAACAAATCGTTTCAAAACCTGGTAAGGAAAACCGACGCCCAAGACCTTAATATCACTACTGAAACAACGAATCAATTTCAGACCCATGGACCAGCTGTAACTGAAAGGTGCTTTAGCAGctcttttttgttttcaaaatatgaaCTTTTGGTAAGTGACAATATACCTTGTCTATATTTTGATTATTGGCCACCTTGTGCTTATGATTGGACAATTCGTTACAAACCAAACGGATGGCCAAAAGACGAAATAATCAACCAGATTGTATCACAAAAATGTATGCTGGCTCCTGTTGGTCACCATGATAGCAGTAACAAGGATGTTCAATTTCGTCTCTCTGTGACAGGTGAAAATTTGCTCTTCAAACATCTCAATCAAGTACAAGTCTACTGTTATATATTATTAAAGATAATTCTGAAGGATAAACTCAGACCGATACTAACTAGTGATAATAAAGATATCTTGTCAtcttattgcatgaaaaatgtgGTATTTTGGTGCGTAGAAAGGGAATCTGTCGACTGGACGGTTTCTAACCTTGTCTGTTGCTTACAACTATGCATTGGAAAgctaatattttatttacagaaaCATTGTTTACCGCATTACATTATTAAAGGTAGAAATTTATTGAACTCAAAATTGAAACCGGATATTTCCAAACTTTTACAAACCGTTCTTCTTCACCTTAACTCAAATGTTATGGACATTTTGCAACTTAAGTCCTTTGAAATAGTTAGACTTAAGTCGAGAGGTTTTCAACCTGAATTACTTATTAGATTGATTGAACGTTCAGTAATATATAACTTTTGGTCTGCTAAAATTGTACGATTATTTCATGATTTTACTACTTTTGAATTCTTCTGGCTACATTACGACCGACAGCCATCACTTAAAAGTATAGACAAATATGAAGATATACTGTGTGAGATAGAAAGCTACGAATGCGTAACAACTTTTAAGAAGGACTATAGTATGATGATAAAAAGTATTATTGGACTATTATCATATTCTTTGTACAGACGAAACTCAGCGTATAAGGAAACTTTTGAAACAAAGGGCATGTTGTTAATTGAGGGGACAAAAACGTCCAGACCTTGTATACTTTTACGATTAGCAACATTTTATCTGATGGAACAACAGTTTAATTGCGTTCTCAAAATATGCGTAGATGTAATTCGAAAGGAAATTAAAATTACTCCGCCAAAACAAATATGGAaccaaatctataaaagtaaCGGAAAACTTTGTATATTGTTACTGCAACTAGAGTTAGGCCAACAGCGTCTACTCAAAGAAGCAATTTTAGCCGCGTCGTACTCTCTACCCTTGGCATCAATATACAGACAGTTCCTATCATCTGATGCCAATTATATTCTTTATGAATTCGAAAACGGAATGCTCGTGAATCCATATTTTAAAGTAACATACATGACAGCAGAATTGTGGGCGGTTCCGGATGTTTTACAACTTGAACTTTTATCGGTCCCAAACAGACTGAAGAAATTTAATGCAGACAAATTCCCTTGCCCAAAATATGATCAGGTTCCATGTTTAAGAATACATCCTTTGCTTAATTGTTATCTTTTAATGTATCTTAGCTACGACGCACTTGGAAAGAAAACACAGCGTAATGATGTTTTGAATAAGATCAATAGTTTGAGAGCTGACGAAATTGCAGTTGAGAACAATCaggttttgttttacaatattcttGTGTATTGCAACAGTAAAACCGGTTATGAATGTGATAAGAAGAGAGCAGCAAAATATGTAGTTAGGTCTTTAAAAAAATTCCCATCGCGATGTAATGCCGCGTTTGGATATCTGAAAGACATAGTTCAACAGTCAATGACTTTGATAAGGACATGGAAGGCAAATGCCTAA